A window of Christiangramia forsetii KT0803 contains these coding sequences:
- a CDS encoding chemotaxis protein CheB: protein MENTKEVSTVATVNESNIDQPRIVAVGASAGGLEALKAFFKNISANDKSAFVVIQHLSPDYKSMMGELLSKNSNLPIVQIKDQMEIKKGHIYLIPPANNLVLEDEILRLTEKPKNQTLNLPIDMFFESMAKQRKERAIGVVLSGTGSDGTRGTRAIKENDGMVMVQNPKQAKFDGMPKSAINTGLVDYILPVEEMGPELKDFISSPPIFHFKDGDVQYDEKELNKILNYIDEKSGLDFREYKYATLARRVARRVNICKCQNLKEYYNFLTSENEEVEILYREFLIGVTKFFRDDEVWESLMTHVFPKMIHEKADGEILKVWDVACSTGEEAYSFAMCLHEEMEKQGKNIEIKIFATDISQPHLDIGSKGFYPESIVADVSKDFLLKYFVSKSNGYKVSDRIRRSVVFSRHNIIKNPPFSNMDMVVCRNLLIYFQNSIQKKALNMLHYALKENGVLVLGTSESVHSHQENFSEIDRKWKIYKNIKPSTRLKNGVGQASISENSTAELHQNKAKRKRKATRPHSNPIRQKLQGELNEMILEQFGGASVFVDSDYNILQAVGEFRKYANLPVSGFSINLLDMLDTELKYAVQSTFNKAFKEDRKVVYRDAVINQRSERFGADIIVKPFKDYSLGGETNYIISFIEKDIDFEEIEEVAKISPSSQTKEYVASLENELKDTKEDLQTSLEEIETSNEELQAANEELLASNEELQSTNEELQSVNEEINTVNAENVQKMDDLAALNADMNNLLKSTDIGVIFLDSDFKIRKFTPAIKKHFSLINGDLGRPIDNFTNSFGLTRKQSFLDRCDRVLKTGKVLEKHIVSREGKNYLQRISPYMESNNEINGVVISFIDIESIQKSKERLIASEKRFKSFYEDDPVLHISVDSETSKIIHCNKKAIQKLGYETKEDLIGKLIPDLFDKDSQAVVMQLKSSIKKSGELINLDQNMVTKKGRLLPVILNATAEKDEDDKLKTIRYTCVDISALKKAQEQLKEQKNDLERANRDLEQFVSICSHDLQEPLATIKFGSDVLGKMYASKLDEKGENYIKYIKDASDRLSAQIRALLEHSRIGKNGNKTLVNTKEMVEVVKYDLGKRIRDSKAQIHTGALPKIKAYEVELRLLFQNLISNAIKYVPKDRKPEIRISAYREDKHWVFSIVDNGVGISEEDQRNIFTIFNRVPGNDDMEGTGVGLAHVEKIVLLHEGTIWVDSQVGVGSTFYFKLKA, encoded by the coding sequence ATGGAAAATACGAAAGAGGTTTCTACAGTAGCAACTGTAAATGAAAGTAATATAGATCAACCAAGAATAGTTGCAGTTGGAGCGAGTGCTGGCGGATTAGAAGCCTTAAAGGCATTCTTCAAAAATATTTCTGCTAATGATAAAAGTGCTTTTGTTGTAATTCAGCATTTATCCCCGGATTACAAAAGCATGATGGGTGAGCTTCTAAGTAAGAATAGCAATCTACCAATTGTTCAGATCAAAGATCAGATGGAGATTAAAAAGGGGCATATATACCTTATCCCACCAGCCAATAATCTTGTTCTCGAAGATGAAATTCTCAGACTTACTGAAAAGCCTAAAAACCAGACCCTCAATCTGCCTATAGATATGTTTTTCGAATCTATGGCGAAGCAAAGAAAAGAAAGGGCTATTGGGGTAGTATTGAGTGGTACAGGTAGTGATGGTACCAGGGGAACCAGGGCTATTAAGGAAAATGATGGAATGGTGATGGTGCAGAATCCCAAACAGGCAAAGTTTGACGGGATGCCGAAGAGTGCCATTAATACCGGTCTTGTAGATTATATTTTACCTGTAGAAGAGATGGGGCCCGAGTTAAAAGATTTTATTTCAAGTCCTCCTATATTTCATTTTAAAGATGGCGATGTTCAATACGATGAAAAGGAATTAAATAAAATACTTAATTATATCGATGAAAAGTCTGGACTGGACTTTAGAGAATATAAATATGCTACGCTGGCCAGAAGAGTTGCCAGAAGGGTTAATATCTGCAAATGTCAAAATTTAAAGGAATATTATAACTTTTTAACCAGTGAAAATGAGGAAGTAGAAATTTTATATAGAGAATTTCTTATTGGGGTTACAAAGTTTTTTCGTGATGATGAAGTATGGGAATCTTTGATGACTCATGTTTTTCCAAAAATGATTCACGAAAAAGCGGACGGGGAAATTTTAAAAGTCTGGGATGTAGCATGTAGCACCGGTGAGGAAGCATATTCTTTTGCTATGTGTTTACATGAAGAAATGGAAAAACAGGGTAAAAATATTGAGATTAAAATTTTTGCTACAGATATTTCTCAACCGCATCTTGATATTGGTAGTAAGGGGTTCTATCCGGAAAGCATCGTTGCCGATGTGTCTAAAGATTTTTTACTTAAATACTTCGTTAGTAAATCTAATGGATATAAGGTTTCTGATAGAATAAGGAGATCGGTTGTTTTTTCCAGACATAATATTATTAAGAATCCACCTTTCAGTAATATGGATATGGTGGTATGTCGAAATCTGCTTATTTATTTCCAGAATAGTATTCAGAAGAAAGCACTTAATATGTTGCACTATGCTTTAAAGGAAAATGGGGTGCTCGTTTTGGGAACCAGCGAAAGTGTACATTCCCACCAGGAAAATTTCAGCGAGATAGATAGGAAATGGAAGATCTATAAAAATATTAAACCAAGTACCAGACTTAAAAACGGAGTAGGTCAAGCATCTATTTCTGAAAATTCAACAGCAGAATTGCATCAAAATAAGGCTAAAAGAAAACGAAAAGCAACCAGGCCACATTCAAATCCCATTCGGCAAAAGTTACAGGGAGAATTGAATGAAATGATTCTGGAACAATTTGGGGGAGCCTCTGTCTTTGTTGATTCAGATTATAATATTCTTCAGGCTGTGGGCGAGTTCCGGAAATATGCCAATTTACCGGTAAGCGGGTTTTCGATAAACTTATTAGATATGCTGGATACTGAACTTAAATATGCTGTTCAGTCTACATTTAATAAAGCATTTAAGGAAGACAGAAAGGTGGTTTATCGTGATGCAGTAATCAATCAAAGAAGTGAGAGGTTTGGTGCAGATATAATAGTAAAACCATTTAAAGATTATAGTCTTGGGGGTGAAACTAATTATATCATCTCTTTTATAGAAAAGGATATTGATTTTGAAGAAATAGAAGAGGTCGCTAAAATTAGTCCATCAAGTCAAACCAAGGAATATGTCGCAAGCCTTGAAAATGAATTAAAGGATACTAAAGAAGATCTGCAAACCTCACTGGAGGAAATAGAAACCAGTAACGAGGAATTACAGGCTGCAAATGAGGAACTTCTGGCTTCCAATGAAGAATTACAGAGTACCAATGAAGAACTCCAGAGTGTAAATGAAGAGATAAATACGGTAAATGCCGAGAATGTTCAGAAGATGGATGATCTGGCAGCATTAAACGCCGATATGAATAACCTTCTGAAAAGCACCGATATTGGAGTGATTTTCCTGGATTCTGATTTTAAAATTCGAAAGTTTACGCCAGCTATCAAAAAGCATTTCAGTCTTATAAATGGGGATCTAGGCAGGCCTATAGATAATTTCACCAATAGTTTTGGTTTGACCAGGAAACAAAGCTTTCTGGATCGCTGCGATAGAGTGCTGAAAACCGGAAAAGTGCTTGAAAAGCACATTGTTTCGAGAGAAGGGAAGAATTACCTGCAAAGAATTTCTCCTTATATGGAATCTAACAATGAAATAAACGGAGTGGTAATTTCTTTTATTGATATTGAAAGTATTCAAAAATCTAAAGAGCGATTAATTGCTAGTGAAAAGCGTTTCAAATCTTTTTATGAGGACGATCCTGTTTTACATATTAGTGTAGATTCAGAAACTTCAAAAATTATACATTGTAATAAGAAAGCTATTCAAAAGCTTGGATATGAAACTAAAGAGGATCTTATAGGAAAATTAATACCAGATTTATTTGATAAAGATTCTCAGGCGGTAGTAATGCAATTAAAGTCCAGTATTAAAAAATCGGGGGAATTAATCAATCTTGATCAGAATATGGTCACGAAAAAAGGAAGATTATTACCGGTTATTTTAAACGCAACGGCAGAGAAGGACGAGGATGATAAACTTAAAACAATACGTTATACCTGCGTTGATATCTCGGCACTTAAGAAAGCTCAGGAACAATTAAAAGAGCAGAAAAATGATCTTGAAAGAGCAAATCGGGATCTTGAGCAATTTGTATCTATATGCTCCCATGACCTTCAGGAACCTTTGGCAACCATCAAATTTGGTAGTGATGTACTGGGAAAAATGTATGCCAGTAAATTGGATGAAAAAGGTGAAAACTATATAAAATATATTAAGGACGCCTCAGACAGGCTTTCGGCTCAAATACGTGCATTGCTGGAACATTCCAGAATTGGTAAGAATGGTAATAAAACACTGGTGAATACCAAAGAGATGGTTGAGGTTGTTAAATATGACCTCGGAAAAAGAATTAGGGATTCTAAAGCCCAGATACATACAGGCGCTTTACCAAAGATAAAAGCTTATGAGGTTGAGTTAAGATTGTTATTTCAGAATTTAATTAGTAATGCTATTAAATATGTTCCAAAAGACAGAAAACCAGAAATAAGAATTTCTGCCTATAGAGAAGATAAACATTGGGTATTTTCTATCGTTGATAATGGAGTAGGTATTTCAGAAGAAGATCAGCGAAACATATTTACCATTTTCAATAGGGTTCCTGGAAATGATGATATGGAAGGAACCGGAGTTGGTCTTGCCCATGTAGAGAAAATTGTATTGCTGCACGAAGGAACTATTTGGGTAGACTCGCAAGTCGGAGTAGGAAGTACTTTTTACTTTAAATTAAAAGCTTAA
- the proC gene encoding pyrroline-5-carboxylate reductase, with the protein MKTLVIGAGNMGLTYAEGMAQSAMLNRRNLMIFDKSADVIARLRDLDHFDVYESLEECLPKADMVFVAVKPYHCDDLFEEMKSMVNKDQIFVSLMAGVTINKIQEGLGVKKVVRSMPNLPAQVGKGVTSYTESKEVSRVELLMVRNLLDTTGESIHVENENYIDASTGISGSGPAYVFYFMNSMLEAALKMGFSKNDSKVLVSQTFEGAVELFNQNDLSPDTWMDRVASKGGTTRAALDSMDDNNVKELIKDAAYAAFDRAVELGEEK; encoded by the coding sequence ATGAAGACATTAGTTATTGGAGCAGGAAACATGGGATTAACTTATGCTGAAGGGATGGCACAATCTGCCATGCTTAATCGCAGAAACCTTATGATTTTCGATAAGTCAGCAGATGTGATAGCAAGATTAAGAGATCTTGACCACTTTGATGTGTATGAGTCTCTTGAAGAGTGCCTGCCCAAAGCAGATATGGTATTCGTTGCAGTAAAACCCTACCACTGTGATGACCTTTTTGAAGAAATGAAGTCGATGGTTAATAAGGATCAAATATTTGTATCTCTTATGGCCGGTGTAACTATTAATAAAATTCAGGAAGGTCTTGGTGTTAAAAAAGTTGTTAGATCTATGCCTAATCTTCCAGCCCAGGTTGGAAAAGGTGTTACTTCCTATACAGAATCTAAAGAAGTATCTCGCGTGGAGTTATTAATGGTGAGAAATCTGTTAGATACTACAGGAGAATCCATACATGTGGAAAATGAGAATTATATAGATGCTTCTACAGGGATTTCTGGTAGTGGGCCGGCATATGTTTTCTATTTTATGAATTCTATGCTGGAAGCAGCTCTAAAAATGGGATTCTCTAAAAATGATTCCAAAGTATTGGTAAGTCAAACTTTTGAAGGTGCCGTTGAATTATTCAATCAGAATGATCTTTCTCCAGACACCTGGATGGATCGTGTAGCATCTAAAGGTGGAACTACCAGAGCAGCATTAGATTCTATGGACGATAACAACGTTAAAGAATTAATTAAAGATGCAGCCTATGCGGCTTTTGACCGTGCAGTAGAACTTGGAGAAGAAAAATAA